The Raphanus sativus cultivar WK10039 chromosome 2, ASM80110v3, whole genome shotgun sequence genome includes a region encoding these proteins:
- the LOC108839683 gene encoding lysine-specific demethylase JMJ14 isoform X1 translates to MEKVESPAAESKAMEVDSEKESIKRDSSPGPPDSTPPSPKKVASPAAEPLAMEVDSEKQTIKGERSPEPDSEKPSIKGERSPEPVSAPPSPKVSAKWNPLEACRPLVDDAPIFYPTNEDFEDPLAYIEKLRSRAELFGICRIVPPVAWKPPCPLKEKEVWEKSKFPTRIQLIDLLQNREPIQTSPKSKKRKRGRVSKIGYSRRRRDSGSDNDDDSPEDAEGKFGFQTGPDFTLEEFQKFDECFKESYFQVENGSKASESKKFKPKVKDIEGEYWRIVEQASDEVEVYYGADLETKKFGSGFLKYSPESLKSLEEHEYSTSGWNLNNLSRLPGSVLSFESCDISGVIVPWLYVGMCFSTFCWHVEDHHLYSLNYLHTGDPKVWYGIPGSHAASFENAMKKLLPDLFEEQPDLLHQLVTQLSPSILKEQGVPVYRAVQRSGEFILTFPKAYHSGFNCGFNCAEAVNVAPVDWLVHGQDAVEGYSKQRRKSSLSHDKLLLGAAMEAIYYLWELAVTRKKTPVIARWKRVCSEDGSLTKAVKKRVEMEAERLNHLGDSYSVIKMEGDFDIKRERECFFCFYDLHMSASSCKCSPNRFACLTHAKDLCSCESKDRFVLLRHTLDELRSLVRALEGYPDAIEAWARIGRDQNPSRQQRAKEAMDSKSTSCSKSRGSSKTQQQNNLQLGSEGSQSDLVTNKEVELKQDGDQDAHGITTKPAVTDVKLGEIGKSNEKKIAVKSDVGCSEPDAATNRLSHSVELLKSGSLVVKKLWCSKQAIYPKGFKSRVQFISVLDPTKLTNYISEVLDAGLAGPLFRVSLEECPSENFSNVSAEKCWQMVIQRLKLEIIKRCDQPASSLTALQALENIGLEMFGFLSPQVIQALEALDPKHQLEEYWNQKTAKVFGVELTKEGEKDGDKEKGGASDPSMDRDTRLLRGLLKKATPEELAMMHGLLCGETRNTELQEELSSLVDKMEKSP, encoded by the exons ATGGAGAAGGTTGAATCTCCAGCAGCAGAGTCTAAGGCTATGGAG GTTGATTCTGAGAAAGAATCGATTAAAAGAGATAGTAGCCCTGGGCCGCCTGACTCTACTCCTCCTAGTCCGAAA AAGGTTGCATCTCCTGCAGCAGAGCCTTTGGCTATGGAG GTTGATTCTGAGAAACAAACGATTAAAGGGGAGAGGAGCCCTGAACCTGATTCTGAGAAACCATCGATTAAAGGAGAAAGGAGCCCTGAACCTGTCTCTGCTCCTCCTAGTCCTAAA GTATCTGCTAAATGGAATCCATTAGAAGCTTGCAGACCCTTAGTTGATGATGCTCCCATATTCTATCCCACTAATGAG GACTTTGAAGATCCACTTGCTTACATAGAGAAGTTGCGCAGCAGAGCAGAACTATTCGGCATATGTAGAATCGTGCCACCCGTTGCGTGGAAACCTCCCTGCCCTCTGAAGGAAAAAGAAGTATGGGAGAAGTCCAAGTTCCCCACTCGGATTCAGCTGATTGACTTGCTTCAGAATAGAGAACCAATTCAAACGTCTCCCAAAAGCAAGAAGCGAAAACGGGGAAGAGTCTCTAAGATTGGatactcaagaagaagaagagattcaggcagtgataatgatgatgattccCCTGAAGATGCTGAAGGGAAATTTGGTTTCCAGACGGGGCCAGATTTTACTCTTGAAGAGTTTCAAAAGTTTGATGAATGCTTCAAGGAGTCTTATTTTCAGGTAGAGAATGGTTCCAAAGCGTCTGAAAGTAAGAAATTTAAACCTAaggttaaggatatcgaaggtGAGTATTGGCGGATAGTGGAGCAAGCATCTGATGAAGTAGAG GTGTACTATGGAGCTGACTTGGAAACGAAGAAATTTGGAAGTGGTTTCCTGAAGTATTCACCAGAGTCTcttaaaagtttagaagaacATGAATACTCTACAAGTGGTTGGAACCTAAACAATTTATCACGCCTCCCCGGATCTGTTTTATCTTTTGAGAGCTGCGATATCTCAGGAGTTATTGTGCCATGGCTTTATGTTGGAATGTGCTTTTCAACTTTTTGTTGG CATGTTGAAGACCATCACCTTTATTCCTTGAACTACCTACACACGGGTGATCCAAAAGTTTGGTATGGGATCCCTGGAAGCCATGCTGCGTCCTTTGAAAACGCAATGAAAAAACTTCTTCCAGATTTGTTTGAAGAACAGCCTGACTTGCTACATCAACTG GTTACCCAGTTATCTCCAAGCATCTTAAAAGAGCAGGGAGTACCTGTCTATCGAGCTGTCCAGCGCAGTGGAGAGTTCATTCTAACCTTCCCCAAGGCCTACCACTCTGGGTTTAACTGCGGTTTCAACTGTGCAGAAGCAGTGAATGTTGCACCAGTTGATTGGCTGGTTCATGGACAGGATGCAGTGGAAGGCTATAGCAAGCAGCGGCGAAAGAGCTCATTGTCACATGACAAGCTGCTTCTTGGAGCAGCTATGGAGGCTATTTATTATCTCTGGGAGCTGGCAGTTACAAGGAAGAAGACCCCTGTGATTGCGAGATGGAAAAGGGTTTGTAGTGAGGATGGATCGCTTACGAAGGCAGTCAAG AAGCGGGTGGAGATGGAGGCAGAAAGACTAAACCACCTTGGGGATAGTTATAGCGTTATAAAGATGGAGGGAGATTTTGACATTAAGAGAGAACGAGAGTGCTTCTTCTGCTTCTATGATTTGCACATGTCTGCTTCAAGCTGCAAGTGTTCCCCCAACCGGTTTGCATGTCTTACCCACGCCAAGGATCTGTGTTCATGTGAAAGCAAGGACAGGTTTGTTCTTCTTCGCCATACACTGGATGAGTTACGGTCACTGGTCAGAGCTCTAGAAGGGTATCCCGATGCCATAGAGGCTTGGGCACGTATAGGCCGTGACCAGAATCCTTCACGGCAGCAGAGAGCAAAAGAAGCCATGGACTCCAAGAGCACCTCCTGTTCAAAGAGTCGTGGTTCATCAAAAACACAGCAACAGAACAATCTCCAGTTAGGCTCTGAAGGCTCACAAAGTGATTTAGTAACAAATAAGGAAGTTGAGTTGAAACAAGATGGTGATCAAGATGCACATGGCATCACTACTAAGCCAGCGGTCACTGATGTAAAACTTGGTGAGATAGGCAAGTCTAATGAGAAGAAGATTGCGGTTAAGTCAGATGTAGGGTGTAGCGAGCCAGACGCCGCAACAAATAGGTTAAGTCACTCTGTTGAGCTTTTGAAGTCTGGATCTCTCGTTGTCAAGAAGCTGTGGTGCAGTAAGCAAGCCATATACCCAAAAG GATTCAAGAGCCGTGTTCAGTTCATAAGCGTGCTTGACCCGACAAAACTAACTAACTACATCTCAGAGGTTCTGGATGCAGGGCTTGCTGGTCCACTGTTCAGG gTCTCACTAGAAGAGTGTCCCAGCGAGAACTTCTCTAATGTATCAGCTGAGAAGTGCTGGCAAATGGTGATACAAAGGCTCAAACTCGAAATCATCAAGAGATGTGATCAACCAGCTAGCTCCTTGACTGCTTTACAGGCTCTGGAGAATATTGGACTTGAAATGTTTGGATTTCTCTCACCGCAAGTTATTCAG GCGCTTGAGGCTCTTGATCCGAAGCATCAGTTAGAGGAGTATTGGAACCAAAAAACAGCGAAAGTGTTTGGTGTTGAACTCACAAAGGAAGGAGAAAAAGATGgtgataaagagaaaggagGGGCTTCAGATCCCTCTATGGACCGGGACACAAGGCTTCTGCGTGGACTGTTGAAGAAGGCTACACCGGAAGAGCTAGCAATGATGCATGGACTTCTATGTGGGGAGACACGCAACACCGAGCTCCAGGAAGAGCTCTCCTCTTTGGTGGATAAGATGGAGAAAAGTCCTTGA
- the LOC108839683 gene encoding lysine-specific demethylase JMJ14 isoform X2 has product MEKVESPAAESKAMEVDSEKESIKRDSSPGPPDSTPPSPKVASPAAEPLAMEVDSEKQTIKGERSPEPDSEKPSIKGERSPEPVSAPPSPKVSAKWNPLEACRPLVDDAPIFYPTNEDFEDPLAYIEKLRSRAELFGICRIVPPVAWKPPCPLKEKEVWEKSKFPTRIQLIDLLQNREPIQTSPKSKKRKRGRVSKIGYSRRRRDSGSDNDDDSPEDAEGKFGFQTGPDFTLEEFQKFDECFKESYFQVENGSKASESKKFKPKVKDIEGEYWRIVEQASDEVEVYYGADLETKKFGSGFLKYSPESLKSLEEHEYSTSGWNLNNLSRLPGSVLSFESCDISGVIVPWLYVGMCFSTFCWHVEDHHLYSLNYLHTGDPKVWYGIPGSHAASFENAMKKLLPDLFEEQPDLLHQLVTQLSPSILKEQGVPVYRAVQRSGEFILTFPKAYHSGFNCGFNCAEAVNVAPVDWLVHGQDAVEGYSKQRRKSSLSHDKLLLGAAMEAIYYLWELAVTRKKTPVIARWKRVCSEDGSLTKAVKKRVEMEAERLNHLGDSYSVIKMEGDFDIKRERECFFCFYDLHMSASSCKCSPNRFACLTHAKDLCSCESKDRFVLLRHTLDELRSLVRALEGYPDAIEAWARIGRDQNPSRQQRAKEAMDSKSTSCSKSRGSSKTQQQNNLQLGSEGSQSDLVTNKEVELKQDGDQDAHGITTKPAVTDVKLGEIGKSNEKKIAVKSDVGCSEPDAATNRLSHSVELLKSGSLVVKKLWCSKQAIYPKGFKSRVQFISVLDPTKLTNYISEVLDAGLAGPLFRVSLEECPSENFSNVSAEKCWQMVIQRLKLEIIKRCDQPASSLTALQALENIGLEMFGFLSPQVIQALEALDPKHQLEEYWNQKTAKVFGVELTKEGEKDGDKEKGGASDPSMDRDTRLLRGLLKKATPEELAMMHGLLCGETRNTELQEELSSLVDKMEKSP; this is encoded by the exons ATGGAGAAGGTTGAATCTCCAGCAGCAGAGTCTAAGGCTATGGAG GTTGATTCTGAGAAAGAATCGATTAAAAGAGATAGTAGCCCTGGGCCGCCTGACTCTACTCCTCCTAGTCCGAAA GTTGCATCTCCTGCAGCAGAGCCTTTGGCTATGGAG GTTGATTCTGAGAAACAAACGATTAAAGGGGAGAGGAGCCCTGAACCTGATTCTGAGAAACCATCGATTAAAGGAGAAAGGAGCCCTGAACCTGTCTCTGCTCCTCCTAGTCCTAAA GTATCTGCTAAATGGAATCCATTAGAAGCTTGCAGACCCTTAGTTGATGATGCTCCCATATTCTATCCCACTAATGAG GACTTTGAAGATCCACTTGCTTACATAGAGAAGTTGCGCAGCAGAGCAGAACTATTCGGCATATGTAGAATCGTGCCACCCGTTGCGTGGAAACCTCCCTGCCCTCTGAAGGAAAAAGAAGTATGGGAGAAGTCCAAGTTCCCCACTCGGATTCAGCTGATTGACTTGCTTCAGAATAGAGAACCAATTCAAACGTCTCCCAAAAGCAAGAAGCGAAAACGGGGAAGAGTCTCTAAGATTGGatactcaagaagaagaagagattcaggcagtgataatgatgatgattccCCTGAAGATGCTGAAGGGAAATTTGGTTTCCAGACGGGGCCAGATTTTACTCTTGAAGAGTTTCAAAAGTTTGATGAATGCTTCAAGGAGTCTTATTTTCAGGTAGAGAATGGTTCCAAAGCGTCTGAAAGTAAGAAATTTAAACCTAaggttaaggatatcgaaggtGAGTATTGGCGGATAGTGGAGCAAGCATCTGATGAAGTAGAG GTGTACTATGGAGCTGACTTGGAAACGAAGAAATTTGGAAGTGGTTTCCTGAAGTATTCACCAGAGTCTcttaaaagtttagaagaacATGAATACTCTACAAGTGGTTGGAACCTAAACAATTTATCACGCCTCCCCGGATCTGTTTTATCTTTTGAGAGCTGCGATATCTCAGGAGTTATTGTGCCATGGCTTTATGTTGGAATGTGCTTTTCAACTTTTTGTTGG CATGTTGAAGACCATCACCTTTATTCCTTGAACTACCTACACACGGGTGATCCAAAAGTTTGGTATGGGATCCCTGGAAGCCATGCTGCGTCCTTTGAAAACGCAATGAAAAAACTTCTTCCAGATTTGTTTGAAGAACAGCCTGACTTGCTACATCAACTG GTTACCCAGTTATCTCCAAGCATCTTAAAAGAGCAGGGAGTACCTGTCTATCGAGCTGTCCAGCGCAGTGGAGAGTTCATTCTAACCTTCCCCAAGGCCTACCACTCTGGGTTTAACTGCGGTTTCAACTGTGCAGAAGCAGTGAATGTTGCACCAGTTGATTGGCTGGTTCATGGACAGGATGCAGTGGAAGGCTATAGCAAGCAGCGGCGAAAGAGCTCATTGTCACATGACAAGCTGCTTCTTGGAGCAGCTATGGAGGCTATTTATTATCTCTGGGAGCTGGCAGTTACAAGGAAGAAGACCCCTGTGATTGCGAGATGGAAAAGGGTTTGTAGTGAGGATGGATCGCTTACGAAGGCAGTCAAG AAGCGGGTGGAGATGGAGGCAGAAAGACTAAACCACCTTGGGGATAGTTATAGCGTTATAAAGATGGAGGGAGATTTTGACATTAAGAGAGAACGAGAGTGCTTCTTCTGCTTCTATGATTTGCACATGTCTGCTTCAAGCTGCAAGTGTTCCCCCAACCGGTTTGCATGTCTTACCCACGCCAAGGATCTGTGTTCATGTGAAAGCAAGGACAGGTTTGTTCTTCTTCGCCATACACTGGATGAGTTACGGTCACTGGTCAGAGCTCTAGAAGGGTATCCCGATGCCATAGAGGCTTGGGCACGTATAGGCCGTGACCAGAATCCTTCACGGCAGCAGAGAGCAAAAGAAGCCATGGACTCCAAGAGCACCTCCTGTTCAAAGAGTCGTGGTTCATCAAAAACACAGCAACAGAACAATCTCCAGTTAGGCTCTGAAGGCTCACAAAGTGATTTAGTAACAAATAAGGAAGTTGAGTTGAAACAAGATGGTGATCAAGATGCACATGGCATCACTACTAAGCCAGCGGTCACTGATGTAAAACTTGGTGAGATAGGCAAGTCTAATGAGAAGAAGATTGCGGTTAAGTCAGATGTAGGGTGTAGCGAGCCAGACGCCGCAACAAATAGGTTAAGTCACTCTGTTGAGCTTTTGAAGTCTGGATCTCTCGTTGTCAAGAAGCTGTGGTGCAGTAAGCAAGCCATATACCCAAAAG GATTCAAGAGCCGTGTTCAGTTCATAAGCGTGCTTGACCCGACAAAACTAACTAACTACATCTCAGAGGTTCTGGATGCAGGGCTTGCTGGTCCACTGTTCAGG gTCTCACTAGAAGAGTGTCCCAGCGAGAACTTCTCTAATGTATCAGCTGAGAAGTGCTGGCAAATGGTGATACAAAGGCTCAAACTCGAAATCATCAAGAGATGTGATCAACCAGCTAGCTCCTTGACTGCTTTACAGGCTCTGGAGAATATTGGACTTGAAATGTTTGGATTTCTCTCACCGCAAGTTATTCAG GCGCTTGAGGCTCTTGATCCGAAGCATCAGTTAGAGGAGTATTGGAACCAAAAAACAGCGAAAGTGTTTGGTGTTGAACTCACAAAGGAAGGAGAAAAAGATGgtgataaagagaaaggagGGGCTTCAGATCCCTCTATGGACCGGGACACAAGGCTTCTGCGTGGACTGTTGAAGAAGGCTACACCGGAAGAGCTAGCAATGATGCATGGACTTCTATGTGGGGAGACACGCAACACCGAGCTCCAGGAAGAGCTCTCCTCTTTGGTGGATAAGATGGAGAAAAGTCCTTGA
- the LOC108839688 gene encoding gamma-soluble NSF attachment protein gives MSSDPEKMMSKADKMTKLTLTRWSADWRGATELYEQAANGFRASSKYEKAKVALEKASKGQEMQSSPWDAAKHMESAAALAQKLSIWNEVADFYRKASELYVECGRAQPASDALGKAARALEEVKPEDAIQLYTDACEILEEDGRDQMAFDLYRACASVYIKLEKFADAATFFLRLGVAADKCDATNSQCKAYLSAIIVYLYGHDLKQAEKCYNDCSQIDAFLKSDQNRTASRLLTAYNEGDIEEIKKVACSSTVNNLDHAIIKLARKLPTGDVTAVQMNAGDDLDEDDLT, from the exons ATGTCTTCGGATCCTGAAAAGATGATGTCCAAAGCCGACAAGAT GACAAAACTCACGCTTACTAGGTGGAGTGCTGACTGGAGAGGTGCTACTGAGTTGTATGAGCAAGCAG CAAATGGCTTCAGGGCATCAAGCAAATATGAAAAAGCTAAAGTGGCTCTCGAGAAAGCTTCCAAAGGACAAGAGATGCAATCTTC TCCCTGGGATGCTGCAAAGCATATGGAGTCTGCCGCTGCCCTAGCGCAGAAGCTAAGTATCTGGAACGAAGTTGCTGATTTTTATAGAAAGGCGTCTGAGCTGTATGTTGAGTGTGGAAGGGCACAACCCGCATCAGATGCTCTTGGAAAGGCTGCTCG TGCTTTGGAAGAAGTCAAACCTGAAGATGCCATCCAACTGTACACCGATGCTTGTGAAATTCTTGAAGAAGATGGAAGGGACCAGATGGCTTTTGATCTGTACCGTGCTTGTGCTAGTGTTTACATAAAACTCGAGAA GTTCGCAGATGCTGCAACCTTTTTCTTAAGATTGGGTGTAGCAGCTGACAAGTGTGACGCCACAAATAGCCAGTGTAAG GCATATCTTAGTGCAATCATTGTATATCTGTATGGCCATGACCTGAAGCAGGCTGAAAAATGCTACAACGATTGTTCTCA GATTGATGCTTTTCTGAAGAGTGATCAGAACCGAACTGCTAGCAGACTGCTCACAGCCTATAATGAAGGTGACATCGAAGAAATCAAGAAAGTGGCGTGTTCAAGCACTGTCAACAATTTGGATCATGCG ATCATCAAGTTGGCGAGAAAGCTACCCACAGGAGATGTCACTGCAGTTCAGATGAATGCTGGTGATGATCTCGACGAGGATGATCTCACTTGA
- the LOC108843176 gene encoding uncharacterized protein LOC108843176 — MSISSLSLCLIFLTFLTTPLVLSSRTPKMAVAASPSIEKNLQKTHIHPPALPVSEVDSSPSMAKIDAEPAPNTAISGFFRHKFPFHQGWPFHKHGPFPTAKPANPSVTTTTPATATGAGAEKEESEKVPSSPSNGNRDGGNA, encoded by the coding sequence ATGTCAATCTCAAGCCTCTCTCTCTGCTTAATCTTTCTCACCTTCCTCACCACCCCACTTGTCCTCTCCTCTCGCACCCCCAAAATGGCTGTAGCAGCATCACCTTCGATAGAGAAGAATCTTCAGAAAACACATATACATCCTCCTGCACTGCCTGTTTCCGAGGTTGATTCGTCTCCTTCCATGGCCAAGATTGATGCTGAGCCAGCACCGAACACGGCCATATCCGGTTTCTTCAGGCATAAGTTCCCATTCCACCAAGGCTGGCCTTTCCACAAGCATGGTCCTTTCCCAACCGCCAAGCCTGCAAACCCTTCTGTTACTACTACAACACCTGCTACTGCTACTGGAGCTGGAGCTGAGAAAGAGGAGTCTGAGAAGGTGCCTTCTTCTCCAAGCAATGGTAACAGAGATGGTGGCAACGCTTGA
- the LOC108843175 gene encoding subtilisin-like protease SBT2.2 encodes MRRVLMVNSGVFLLFCVGLLSNTLAQDNGDSDINSTTSVYIVTMRQAPTLHLFQQQEAVRRVRDKNHQRSRHGDTSTFTTPKLQPRNMSKSRYWRSRRSSIAQAHDSLLRDALKGEKYIKLYSFHYLINGFAVFVSSQQAEKLSRRSEVANIVLDFSVRTATTYTPQFMGLPKGAWVKEGGYETAGEGIVIGFIDTGIDPTHPSFNGTDASQRQYPIPNHFSGVCEVTPDFPSGSCNRKLVGARHFAQSAITRGIFNSSEDYASPFDGDGHGTHTASIAAGNHGVSAVVSGHNFGSASGIAPRAHISVYKALYKSFGGFAADVVAAIDQAAQDGVDILSLSITPNRRPPGVATFFNPLDMAMLSAVKAGIFVVQAAGNTGPSPKSMSSFSPWIFTVGAATHDRVYSNSITLGNNVTIPGVGLALPTDEGKMFTLISAVDALKNKSSAVDKDMYASECQDYDSFDKELVCGNLLICSYSIRFVLGLSTIKQALAVSKNLSAKGVVFYMDPYVLNFQINPTPMDMPGIIIPSPEDSKVLLKYYNSTLERDGTTKEIVRFGGVAAITGGQKANFSDRAPKIMYYSARGPDPQDSSLNDADILKPNLVAPGNSIWGAWSSAATDSTEFEGESFAMMSGTSMAAPHVAGVAALIKQKFRKFSPAAIASALSTTSILFDNKGEEIMAQRAYANPDQSMTPATPFDMGNGFVNATAALDPGLIFDTSFEDYMSFLCGINGSAPAVFNYTGKNCLLSNATITGSDLNLPSITVSRLNNTRTVQRLMKNIAGNETYSVGLVPPFGVLMKASPTQFSIASGETKLLSVTLKAKKNSSIASFGTIKLFGNMGHIVHIPVSVMVKIR; translated from the exons ATGAGGAGAGTTCTGATGGTGAATTCTGGAGTGTTTCTTCTCTTCTGTGTTGGTCTTTTGTCCAACACCTTGGCACAAGACAATGGGGATTCTGATATAAACTCTACTACGTCTGTTTACATTGTTACTATGAGACAAGCTCCTACTCTTCATCTTTTCCAACAACAAGAAGCAGTGAGGAGAGTCAGAGATAAAAATCACCAACGATCCAGACATGGTGACACTTCAACGTTTACTACACCAAAACTCCAACCAAG AAACATGTCAAAGTCACGTTACTGGAGATCAAGGAGATCATCAATTGCCCAAGCTCATGACTCTTTGCTGAGAGATGCACTGAAGGGAGAGAAGTATATAAAGCTTTATAGCTTCCATTATCTCATCAATGGCTTTGCTGTGTTTGTCAGCTCACAAcag GCAGAGAAGCTTTCAAGGAGAAGTGAAGTAGCAAACATAGTGCTGGATTTCTCCGTTAGGACAGCTACAACTTACACACCTCAGTTCATGGGACTACCAAAAGGTGCATGGGTCAAAGAAGGTGGATATGAAACTGCTGGAGAAGGaattgttattggttttatCGACACTGGCATTGACCCAACTCACCCTAGCTTCAATGGCACTGACGCTTCTCAGCGTCAGTATCCCATACCTAATCACTTCTCAGGTGTTTGCGAAGTCACCCCGGACTTTCCATCAGGATCATGTAACAGAAAGCTTGTTGGAGCTCGCCATTTTGCTCAGTCAGCTATTACTAGAGGGATATTCAACTCATCTGAGGACTATGCTTCCCCTTTTGATGGTGATGGCCATGGCAC GCACACAGCTTCTATTGCTGCTGGTAACCATGGGGTCTCAGCTGTAGTTTCAGGCCATAACTTTGGAAGTGCTAGTGGAATCGCTCCTCGTGCACA CATTTCTGTTTACAAGGCATTATACAAGAGTTTTGGCGGATTTGCTGCAGATGTTGTTGCTGCTATAGACCAG GCAGCTCAAGATGGAGTTGACATATTAAGTCTATCCATCACACCTAATCGCCGTCCTCCTGGTGTTGCCACCTTCTTTAACCCACTAGACATGGCTATGCTATCAGCTGTTAAAGCAGGTATATTCGTAGTGCAAGCTGCAGGAAACACAGGTCCTTCTCCTAAGAGCATGTCCTCCTTCAGCCCCTGGATTTTCACAGTTGGTGCTGCTACTCACGATAGAGTTTACTCTAACTCAATAACCTTAGGCAACAATGTAACCATTCCAGGCGTTGGACTTGCGC TTCCTACAGATGAAGGGAAGATGTTCACATTGATCTCTGCTGTTGATGCATTGAAGAACAAAAGCTCTGCTGTAGACAAAGACATGTACGCAAGTGAATGCCAAGACTATGACAGCTTTGATAAGGAACTTGTCTGTGGGAATCTCCTGATATGTAGCTACTCTATCCGTTTTGTGCTGGGGCTTTCCACTATTAAACAAGCTTTAGCTGTTTCCAAGAATCTGTCTGCGAAGGGTGTTGTGTTCTACATGGACCCATATGTTCTTAATTTTCAGATCAATCCTACACCAATGGATATGCCTGGCATTATAATTCCATCTCCTGAAGATTCCAAG GTTTTGCTCAAGTACTATAACTCAACTCTTGAAAGAGATGGAACCACCAAGGAGATTGTTAGATTTGGGGGAGTTGCAGCCATTACAGGTGGACAAAAGGCTAACTTCAGTGACAGAGCTCCCAAGATTATGTACTACTCAGCAAGAGGACCTGATCCACAAGACAGCTCTCTTAACGACGCTGACATTTTGAAACCCAATCTTGTAGCTCCCGGAAACTCCATTTGGGGCGCTTGGAGTTCCGCTGCCACAGATTCCACTGAGTTTGAAG GAGAGAGTTTTGCGATGATGTCTGGTACTAGCATGGCTGCTCCTCATGTAGCTGGTGTTGCTGCATTGATCAAACAGAAGTTCAGAAAGTTTAGTCCAGCAGCCATTGCATCTGCACTTTCAACAACCTCTATTCTGTTTGACAATAAAGGAGAGGAGATAATGGCTCAGCGTGCTTATGCTAATCCTGATCAAAGCATGACTCCTGCAACACCATTTGACATGGGGAATGGCTTTGTGAATGCAACCGCAGCTTTGGATCCTGGCCTAATCTTTGATACCA GTTTTGAAGACTATATGTCATTTCTTTGTGGGATCAACGGATCAGCTCCAGCAGTATTCAACTACACAGGCAAGAACTGTCTCCTTAGCAATGCAACGATCACCGGTTCTGACCTCAACTTACCGTCCATCACAGTCTCAAGGCTTAACAACACGCGGACGGTACAGAGACTAATGAAAAACATCGCTGGAAACGAGACATACAGTGTCGGTTTGGTCCCTCCTTTTGGTGTTTTGATGAAGGCGTCTCCTACTCAATTCTCTATAGCCAGTGGAGAGACAAAGCTACTTAGCGTAACGCTCAAGGCAAAGAAGAACAGCTCTATAGCAAGCTTTGGGACAATCAAGCTATTTGGAAACATGGGACACATTGTTCATATTCCTGTCTCTGTCATGGTGAAAATAAGATGA
- the LOC108818305 gene encoding uncharacterized protein LOC108818305 codes for MSMSKSSKMLQFINYRMRVTIQDGRQLVGKFMAFDRHMNLVLGDCEEFRKLPPGKGKKINEEREDRRTLGLVLLRGEEVISMTVEGPPPPEESRAKAGSGVAVAGPGLGRAAGRGVPTGPLVQAQPGLSGPVRGVGGPSPGMMQPQISRPPVMRPPGQMLPPPPAFGGPPPPMGRGVPQGPPPNYGMRPPPQFGGPLPPYGQRPMGPPPGGMMRGPPPPPHGMQGPPPGPPRPGMQPPPGGFAPQRPGPPPPNPHNQQQ; via the coding sequence ATGTCGATGTCGAAGAGCTCCAAGATGCTCCAGTTCATAAACTACAGGATGCGAGTGACGATCCAAGACGGGAGGCAGCTCGTGGGGAAGTTCATGGCCTTCGACCGCCACATGAACCTCGTCCTCGGCGACTGCGAGGAGTTCCGCAAGCTCCCCCCGGGGAAAGGAAAGAAGATCAACGAGGAGAGGGAAGATCGCCGTACGCTGGGTTTGGTTCTGCTGAGAGGCGAAGAGGTTATCTCCATGACGGTGGAAGGACCGCCTCCTCCTGAAGAGTCACGTGCCAAGGCTGGATCAGGAGTCGCTGTTGCTGGGCCTGGATTGGGCCGTGCCGCTGGACGTGGAGTGCCGACTGGGCCGCTCGTTCAAGCTCAGCCTGGGCTTTCTGGGCCTGTTCGTGGAGTCGGTGGGCCGTCTCCGGGGATGATGCAGCCGCAGATCTCTCGTCCTCCGGTGATGCGGCCTCCGGGACAGATGCTTCCGCCGCCGCCTGCTTTCGGTGGTCCTCCTCCTCCGATGGGGAGAGGTGTTCCTCAAGGTCCTCCTCCGAATTACGGTATGAGGCCTCCGCCGCAGTTTGGTGGACCGCTGCCTCCGTATGGGCAGAGACCGATGGGACCTCCGCCTGGTGGGATGATGAGAGGTCCTCCTCCACCGCCTCATGGGATGCAGGGACCCCCGCCTGGGCCGCCTCGCCCTGGAATGCAGCCTCCTCCTGGAGGGTTTGCTCCACAGCGTCCGGGGCCACCACCGCCTAATCCACATAATCAGCAGCAGTGA